The genomic segment ACTGTTCTGGTGGTGCAGAAGGTGTTCCTTGTAAATTCCAGATTGTTTGGggttattattgtaattttaatgtaattttttttagttgttttgaatttttattttgtattgtggatgtaaaaaaaaaggaaaaagaaaagaaaagaaaaaaagaaaaaaatatagtcaaagtgtatgtgtgtgtttgtatgtttttatggatgtttttttatgataaaattgcaaagaataaagaagaatttaatattttaatttgctcaCGGTCAAGAATTATGAATTTACACGTAAGTcatatttctaatatccgatgaaaagataaaaatttcaaaacttctttaacacatcaaagtcacgaagcagcttacctcaggtagggtgcttaggggtgctaataccttccctaaccacaaccagtcccttacccgtgaatctctgacaagactaGTAAATTTAgatttcctagtaaccctcaattaaatattaggtgacgactcccAACGAATCAAAGCAAACGAGAAGAAAAATCGTTAGCCGATGCCGCGTGGGTGACGTGCGACAAGCCTAAAGGTGTTGAGTCTGATTACTCATTATACCCGTATATGCTTGAGCTTAATGCTTGGATCAGTCTAAGGATGTTGGATTTAGCAACTTGCCAAACCTGCATATACTTGGGATCAACGCTTTGTTGAGCCCAAGGATGTTGGGTCTGGGTATATACTTGAGATCAGCGTTTGGCTAAAGCCTAGAAATGCTGGATCTAGCAGTTTGTTGGACTCATGTATAATTGGGTTTAGCACTTGGATGCCCTAATGGATATTGGGGCAATCACTTTGCTTTTAGTTCTTTTAAATAAGGATTGgggtaaaaataaatcatgttagATAAATCACCTTTAATTTATGCCAAAAATAACCGATGTATTTAATGACAATAGTGAATTCGAGTTGTAGCCATAGTTTGCCTTCTCATCAACCCACATTTCCACAGCATCTGTACCAGAAAGGTCTCCGCTGCTGCATGCAAAGTCCTCTTTATTAATATTGAGTGGCCCTTCCTCATGTTTTCCCTTGTCACTGCACACCCACTAGTATTCTtgttttttgagatttctatTCCACAAATCATGCCGCTTTAATTCCATTGTTTATCATCCTCCATGATTGCGTCAACAACATGACgccatctttttctttcttttcttttcctcgaGAGATTACTTAAAGAACAGGTAGTTGATTTTTCTATTGAAATGCAATcctccaagaaaataaaataaaaaatctcttacCAAACGCATAAACAGTGATATAAAAAGTGGATTGACATGAATACAGGGGAAAATTGGCTTAATATTTGAAGGTCAGGTCTTCTCttagaatattaaaattcaaatgacagtaagaaatcaatttttatatggCGAAATGATtcgaaaatagagaaaaagtgTGCGTGTAACATGCCCATTAAAAGTTTTGACACGTTCGGCAATATCTAAACTTGTTATTATCTTATGATCACGAGTCATGaccccaaaagaaaagaaaaaaaagtagagcTTTGTTAAGGTCAAGCATGTGCTGGCTGCTTTCTATCAAAATAAAGTGCCGTGTAACATGGTAGGAACGTTCAAGGAAATCGTTGGCCCGATGAAGCTAGGAACGTTCAAGGAAATAgttgacttcttcttcttcttcttcttcttttatgagTAGAAAATTCTTGCTGATAATAAGTGTGCTTgcatttcatttagtttttatggttgtgatttaaacggaaaacaaattaaaactagtTGAGTGACCTTCTCCAGGAGCACTCTCATTTTTCATATGACAAGGTATAAATCAAAATTCTACACAATGAAAACATCAGTTACTTTGATTTTATTCTCTTCTGCCCACGTCTAAAAGGAGTGggaagaacaagaaaacaaaaactcttTCATTATCCTTCCAAAATACGAATTTATTAGGTACATAAAATACCAAGATAAGAACTAATTAAACTACACCTAGTTGACTGGCagcataagagaaaaaaaattatttcaatttcctTTGGCGCAGAGCAGAAAAATTAAGTTGTTATCAACTACCTTTCATCGTCTTAACAATGGATGCAGCCACGACGGAGACATCATGCACAACTCTATTCATGTCAGAAAGGGGCGACATGTATCTGGTTGTGAATTCTTTTTCACATGGCCTGGCTTATAGAGGCTGCTGCATCCATTGTGCCTCGTTCAGAAACTTTGTAGTCACCCGAACGCAAAGCTTGTAGAGACAATGGAATGTCTCCCTTTATCATAGCATCGTGTTGATGAGCACAAGATTGTAAGGCTTGTTTCATATTTGTGCCCTAATTCAAATTAAGCAATAATatccatttatttattgagCAATAATAATGTGccataataatcaaattaagcAATAACGTCTATGAAAAACCAGTGCCCTAATTCAAATATTAAGGTAATTTTTCTATCCtagtaaatattatattatcttggttttttatctaattatatggtcgtaatataaaaatatataatttcgaatttttatttatttattgagaatATGCTATTTTGGGGTTGTCACTATACGGATCATGTGCTCTCCTACTTTAGTCGTCTAATCGTCTTCATTTTCATTCATCCATTTCCATAATGAAATaatatccatttttttcatgatagTGCGGTTCAAATTGGTAGCTGAATTTTCTCTTATTAGCTCGATCGTAAGAGAATTtaacataattaataataataataataatctaagcTAAATGAATCGtttaaatttagatttctattatggaaaggaaaaaatatgCAACGATTATCCCAATATTCTTGATTGAGATCCCCTAATGAACGATTTTTTCAATCCAGCCCACCATCTAATAAGACATTAATTATCCAAATACCTCAATTTCATCCAATAGGGTGTCTAATTGGGTGTTTATTGGACATCAACATCCAATTAGATGGGGATTCAATTGGAAAAATCTTTTGTTGGGAGGCTTGATGGAGATTTAAGGGATTAATTGTTGGGAGGAATATATCTCTCCTTTTCCCTATGAAGTATTATACATGTGGTTAATTGATATGAAAGAATTTGCATTAATTCTCTACCACCTTATTGCTGACTAATAAGTATGGCACCCTTTTAAAGCTCGTGCCTCATCAAACATGATGGCTTGAAAGCAttggtttaattatttaatatatacatatattaaataattaaaccaaTCCTTTAATTTAAGGTcattgaaatatcattttccaGAGAAATTGAAGTGAACTTTATTGCACCATAATATCGTTTGATATAATTAGTCGCGGAAATACATCGTTTCCATTTTACTATCATTGGCCAAATGACATGGCTTATTTATCACGCACGCATTCCTGCATACCAAACCCTAGAGTCACAGCTCTAGTAAGGACGCTCGTTAACGTAGTTGCCAGGGGGATCATAGTTGCAACTGATGACTGTACCGCCATTGCTGCACCTTGCTTTAGCACAACCTAAACGAACCGACTTGCGCCAAACCACCTGAGTATAATGCCTGCATTCTCCACCAACACATGAATTGGAGTTGTAATCATACTTTGGTTTCTCATCAACCCACAATTTCACCGCAGCGCTGCCTGCAAGATCACCACCACTCCCTGCAAGGTTCTCGCCATAAGGCCCACCAGAATGCACAAGTCTGCAATCGCCCGTCAGCCGTTTAATATAGTTACTTGCATAAGCTGCCACATTATTGTCCCACACAATATTTCCAACACCTACCTGTGCACGAGCATTATTGTGGGCATTGACGTAGTCTTGTGGGGAGTCTTGGGCAAGGGATAGAGGGATTATTATAGCTAAGGCAATAAGAAAAGCAATTGCTAGTGAATTCTTGGAGATTTCCatgtcgttttttttttcttttcaaagcgGGATGTGAAATAGTTTTGTTATGAATGAATAAAAAGAGTGGACGAATGTATATATAGGGTAGTACCGGTCCGGGggaaattgttttaattaatgagACCATCATGGCCAAATGTCAAGCAACTTGATCCCGTTTGATATTTTGATaggagttatttttaaaaatattttttatttaaaatatattaaattaatattttttaaaattttaaaaaaattcatttttaatattaatatatcaaaaaaattaaaaaaaaaacatttttaaaatacataaacaaaCATACCACTGGTGTAGCCTCAAACACCACAGTGGAATGACTAAAGACTTCTAATTGCGGTCTTGTCAGGTAATTTGAAGATAATATCACGTCGGGTAGCTGATAAAATCAGCTAATCTGGTCTTTATGTTCGTTTTCTAGAAGTGCCTTCAATTTTTCATAGAAAGGAGAtactgttttatatatatatatatatatatatatatatatatatatatatataaaagatggaattaattatatattttagcaCACGAGTAAATCAACGACTTTCTGAGAGTGCTATTTTTGACCGATAGTAATAGAGAGGTCCATTTAAACCCACATCTATGAATTCTATTAAGTGTGAATTAAGAAAGATTAATTTCTACTTGTAAAAGCGAAGACCGGGACAGGAGTTGAATAGCCTTGCAAAGACGATGGCCGATGGATCGAGACGCGCGCATCGCACCCGCATATATTTATATCTGTAattcttgtatttattattttgtcattattttattacatgtcttttttttgtatttattttttttctcatttttgttgtgaaatacatatttattttaatgaacatataatatttttcttttcttttttttataatacttacAATCAGTTTTACATATAGTGtctttataaattttgttttaaactataatttGTAAGTTTCTCTTTTcctgaaaattatttaaaaaaaatgaacgaaTCCACTTAAGAATGGAGGTAAGCATGAAAAAATCCTTCTAATTatagagaaaacaaaacaaaaaggtcgaatttttatatgatattggTTTTTACAGTACTTTCGTTTCCTGATTTATCAATGAGTTCATCTCAACTAAATTCCTGCAATTCAAGACAGGATAAATATACGtatactcttaaaaataaaataaaaatacacacatattattttaatatattttaaaacaaaaataatcataccTACGCACCATATCCTTAAAATTGTGGACATCAATTAATTTACAGTGAACCACCAACGCGAATATTAATGAAGGCAAGCTTATCGTTCTTTGTGGTTACAGGTCTATTTTATTAGATCATATGCGATTAATGATTTGTTAACTTTTCTGGCTGCTTGGGAAGTCATGTCGCTGTTAACGTCTCTGGTCACCGGTGGCTGCCGACAATTACGTGAGATAAACGAAACACGATTATTAaagggatcaaaagttgtgagCATAAGGTCCATCAACGAGCAATGTGAGAAGATTATGATCAAAAGTTGTGGACTAAAATAGTCCCTTCATTCCTTTTAATAAGTCCTAGCAACACTAGCAGTCAAAACACTATTTGTCATCTAACAAAGAAATTTAAGTGCAATGGCACCACATATTAATTGTAGCTAGTAGTTATGTCTGGCTCACTACTGTAGATACACGAAGTTGTCTTGTTGGTGCAAATTTCCAGCCATGTAGTTAGTCAAAATTGTATCCATATGAATAGATATGgataacaaaatatttcatgCCACCATTAAAAGATTAGATAGGTCCGCATGACTTGTATATCTGACtcttatgttattattttaaaaaattcaaatagcttaaaaataaagtttatgtaTTCGATAATCATCTAATTGTTTGGTTCTAGTAAtatgatctattttttctagCCATGGTGGCTAGTACTTGATGCCTAGTAAGCCAAGGTAAC from the Populus nigra chromosome 1, ddPopNigr1.1, whole genome shotgun sequence genome contains:
- the LOC133680977 gene encoding pathogenesis-related protein 1-like, with translation MEISKNSLAIAFLIALAIIIPLSLAQDSPQDYVNAHNNARAQVGVGNIVWDNNVAAYASNYIKRLTGDCRLVHSGGPYGENLAGSGGDLAGSAAVKLWVDEKPKYDYNSNSCVGGECRHYTQVVWRKSVRLGCAKARCSNGGTVISCNYDPPGNYVNERPY